In bacterium, the genomic stretch TAATGAGCAAAAAGTGATATAATATTTTCATACGTGAGTTAATTTTCAATTTTCAAGTACCAATTTTCAATGAATTTTTAAATGTTTTAATTTTCAAACCATACTGGATAATAATATTTTTTTGTTTGGGTTTAAATCATTTGGATTTGATTGGAATTTAGGATTTGAAAATTGAGATTTTAAGCTACACATTATTTAGCCTAGCTTCTTATTCCCATACTATCATTTTTTATTTTAATATTTACATTTTTATTTTCTATCATGACCACTATCTACGATCTCGCAAAAGCTCCGGAAAGACTGACCGGCGGACACCGCCTTTGTTCGGGTTGCGGCGCTCCGATTTGTGTCCGTGAAATTTTAGCCAACATCAAAGAACCGGTCGTAGCGATAACCGCAACCGGATGCCTGGAAGTTTCCACTTCCGTATATCCTTATTCGGCTTGGAATATTCCCTGGATCCATAGCGCTTTTGAAAACGCCCCGGCAACCGCTTCGGGAATCGTTGAGGCATACAACGCTTTGCGCCGCCAAGGAAAAATCAGCCGAGAAATAAAATTCGTGGTTTTTGGCGGAGACGGTTCAAGCTATGACATCGGGCTGCAAAGCTTGTCGGGAGCGCTGGAGCGCGGACATAAATTTCTTTATGTTTGCTACAACAATGAAGCCTATATGAATACGGGGGATCAGCGCTCGGGAGCCAGTCCTTTGGGCGCGATGACCAGCACAACCCCTGTGGGAAAAATCAGTTATGGAAAAAATCAGCGCCGCAAGAACTTAACTGAAATTGTTGCGGCTCACAATATTCCGTTCGCCGCGCAAGCCTCGATTCACCTTTGGCCAGACATCGCCTCAAAAGTTCAAAAAGCCATGGCGGTTGACGGCCCTTCATTTATTAATATTTTAAGCCCGTGCCAATTATTCTGGGGCCATCCGCCGAATTTAACGATTAAAATAGCTAAGTTGGCGGTAGAAACAGGGCTGTGGCCGTTGTATGAAATCGAGAATGGCAAATATAAAATCAACTACACGCCTGCCAAACTTTTGCCGGTAGGCGATTGGATCAAATCACAGGTCAGATTCAAACATTTATTGCTTCCGGAAAACCAGCCGATCGTTGAAAAAATACAAAAAGGAGTGGACGAGCAGTGGAAAGAATTAAAGGCAAAAGTCGAAGCAACGAATAAATAAAAATATTGTTTGCGAGAAAACTAAATTTGCTAATACAATAAACTGATCGTCATGGAAACAAAATGGATCATCAAGCCGCCAATTGATAAAAAATTATGTGAAACTTTTCCCGAACACTCGCCATTGATACTGCAACTGCTTTATAACAGGGGATTAACCACTCAAGAAACAATCGACGAGTTTTTTAGCCCTGATTATAAAAACGATATTCACGACCCCTATCTCCTAAAAGGAATGAAAAAAGCGGTCGAGAGAATTTACAAAGCAATAGAAAAAAAAGAAAAGATCTTGATTTACGGCGATTACGACGCCGACGGAGTCACGTCTTCCGTTTTGATCATAAAAACATTAAAATTCCTGAGAGCAAAAAAAGTCTCGATCTATATTCCCGACAGAGCCAAAGAAGGATACGGCCTAAACAAAGAAGCGATAGAACAAATCAAAAAAACCGGCGTATCCTTGATCATTACGGTTGATTGCGGAATCGCCAGCTGGAAAGAAGTTGAACTGGCAAACTCGCTTGGCATAGACGTGATCGTTACCGATCATCACTGGGTTCCGGACAAACTGCCAAAGTCTTTGGCGATAATCAATCCTAAGCAAAAAGGCGACAAGTATCCTTTTAAAAATCTGGCGGGCGTAGGCGTGGCTTTTAAGCTATCCCAAGCGCTGCTCTCCAACCAAAAACCCAAACAAAACTCAAACAGCGCCAAAACCAGCTTGTCTTTTGAAAAATGGCTGCTTGATCTGGTGGCGGTAGGCACAGTGGCTGATTCTGTGCCGCTTCTCGGCGAAAACAGAACATTACTGAATTACGGCTTAATAGTTCTGGGAAAAACAAAAAACCTGGGATTATCCGAATTAATAAAAAAGATCAAGGCATCAAAGTCCGCTTCCAGCGGGAAGGACCAGGCTCTTAAGATCGATAGCGACACGATCGGATATCAAATTTCCCCCCGGATCAACGCCGCAGGAAGAATGGATCA encodes the following:
- a CDS encoding thiamine pyrophosphate-dependent enzyme, which gives rise to MTTIYDLAKAPERLTGGHRLCSGCGAPICVREILANIKEPVVAITATGCLEVSTSVYPYSAWNIPWIHSAFENAPATASGIVEAYNALRRQGKISREIKFVVFGGDGSSYDIGLQSLSGALERGHKFLYVCYNNEAYMNTGDQRSGASPLGAMTSTTPVGKISYGKNQRRKNLTEIVAAHNIPFAAQASIHLWPDIASKVQKAMAVDGPSFINILSPCQLFWGHPPNLTIKIAKLAVETGLWPLYEIENGKYKINYTPAKLLPVGDWIKSQVRFKHLLLPENQPIVEKIQKGVDEQWKELKAKVEATNK
- the recJ gene encoding single-stranded-DNA-specific exonuclease RecJ — protein: METKWIIKPPIDKKLCETFPEHSPLILQLLYNRGLTTQETIDEFFSPDYKNDIHDPYLLKGMKKAVERIYKAIEKKEKILIYGDYDADGVTSSVLIIKTLKFLRAKKVSIYIPDRAKEGYGLNKEAIEQIKKTGVSLIITVDCGIASWKEVELANSLGIDVIVTDHHWVPDKLPKSLAIINPKQKGDKYPFKNLAGVGVAFKLSQALLSNQKPKQNSNSAKTSLSFEKWLLDLVAVGTVADSVPLLGENRTLLNYGLIVLGKTKNLGLSELIKKIKASKSASSGKDQALKIDSDTIGYQISPRINAAGRMDHANTSFELLITESAQEAQGLVASLELLNAGRQSLTEKIIKQIRERIGKNPSEKIIFEGDSAWPVGILGLIAGKLADEYSRPVFIYNKGENFSGGSCRSIPSFDVIESLSRSKSLLSEFGGHKSAAGFKVENKNLEKLKKEIAKIASREIKNEELIPSIEIDAEIEIKNIDWTFFEKVEKIAPYGEANPEPAFLLRDMKITEMRAVGNGEKHLKLSMESSLEKGKKFQAIGFNFGEWSKKLKLGSLIDIVFILTANHWNGHCNLEFKIIDLKTSKK